From a single Phragmites australis chromosome 7, lpPhrAust1.1, whole genome shotgun sequence genomic region:
- the LOC133923897 gene encoding uncharacterized protein LOC133923897 translates to MVIPPPERAARVTRFLKPYLLRMHFTNKYVSAQVVHTPTATVACSASPQEKLLRPDMESTRDVAAVAKIGKLLSERLLLKGIPAVSIHMKREQKYHGKVKAVIDSVREAGDTLL, encoded by the coding sequence ATGGTGATCCCTCCACCAGAAAGGGCAGCTAGAGTCACCCGTTTTCTGAAGCCCTACCTGTTGAGGATGCATTTCACAAACAAATATGTATCCGCTCAGGTCGTCCATACCCCGACAGCGACGGTTGCATGTTCAGCAAGCCCGCAGGAGAAGCTGCTGAGACCAGACATGGAGTCGACCCGTGATGTTGCAGCTGTTGCGAAGATTGGGAAGTTGCTCAGCGAGCGCCTGCTGCTCAAGGGAATACCTGCAGTGTCCATCCACATGAAGAGAGAACAGAAGTACCATGGGAAAGTCAAGGCTGTTATAGACTCTGTCAGGGAAGCTGGAGATACATTGTTGTGA
- the LOC133923382 gene encoding uncharacterized protein LOC133923382, producing the protein MAKEREIIWLVKNSNRKQEKQLLRKECIATVLGILYQYTKQEIIGYLESIDTSHKSIYFDGCYGLGASAVLRAIVEDPPLSLRKKFNRIIHVDCSRWKSRRAMQREIVDNLKLPQWVMAIIDKQDEEDDFSGVDEGSRLEIERVGWEIQSSLRDHTCLVVFHNGSNDIIDIRDFGIPLFGLLGSTKVLWTFRGRLRLNPDLRSKVDDSHLCIYSYSLEWWEVVRAEAREIARYTHKIGVSTEIALECILYLLLLDDQRRRRGGDMDYNWSIHASNYWVCDGIIQRNHENEAWDVGTAMQLELRLEDDVRPEIPVEYITENMKEYYKLWTFVTTTSTEQRTVPPESTSCFISGCGSSQLSLPNRMFHQSGNLRVLKLCRCTFNFSSPPFSCCCTLRFLGLDRCKDQKEETEEKQGRAAAVEFFQSLLVLDICDTEWGLENKIVQMGTNIREINIKRGRVWHNNLAWRQLQNLRKLRVVEPTCSWETGQGDEFTGMVKLELLDLSGNSTIKVLPSLSGATSLKTLVLDGCVGLERVGPEGLPPSLETFSLDVGSNQKDAASKLSKISLVGCVHLQNFLLRGPLLALEELNLSGTSIRRVDLRDEVVQVTGLEKVFLTGCKQLRAILWWKEAMLQVLRIDTHGKNEDTGPPPPYSDSSSIRIQHKNYDGYIIASDVRIIQSLMIGSDNFIADSFYLDLHVPPSSSRSKGQSSSDEVMAKPRCYTYSDILLEGGAAPAYNHEIPWPPPSDCHVEVGEGISLSDVESNKGIRAIDDMMEWCINSLHMHDNSCILSITPKSAREGGYQSSKLKWCRVERCPKLQAVFSSYQMEFPELERIWASDLLAADCIWSKGTIYRYGDNFKRLQSIHVHNCPRLKFVLPFRGFTLPSLETLHISHCGDLRHVFPWDDNMYGKAGEVKEFAELRHIHLHDLPSLQEICEAKMSAPVLESVKVRGCWALRRLPAVGSHRPVVNCEKDCWEKLEWDGMHAGHDPSLYEPHHSSSYYKKRLIRGTVLR; encoded by the exons atggctaaGGAAAGGGAGATCATATGGCTTGTTAAAAATTCCAACAGAAAACAGGAAAAGCAGTTATTGAGGAAAGAGTGCATAGCTACCGTTCTT GGGATTCTTTACCAATACACGAAGCAAGAAATAATTGGTTATTTGGAGAGTATTGATACTTCGCATAAGTCCATCTACTTTGATGGATGTTACGGCTTGGGTGCATCTGCTGTCCTTCGGGCAATAGTTGAAGACCCTCCACTATCTTTGAGAAAGAAATTCAATAGGATCATCCATGTCGATTGCTCAAGGTGGAAAAGTCGAAGAGCTATGCAGAGGGAAATCGTGGACAACCTGAAGCTTCCTCAGTGGGTGATGGCTATTATTGACAAACAGGATGAGGAAGATGATTTTAGCGGGGTCGACGAAGGCTCTAGACTTGAGATAGAAAGGGTCGGGTGGGAGATCCAAAGTTCCCTAAGAGACCACACGTGTTTAGTGGTTTTCCATAATGGGAGCAATGACATAATTGACATACGAGATTTTGGCATTCCACTATTTGGCTTGCTTGGCAGCACTAAAGTACTGTGGACCTTTAGAGGTCGGCTGCGGCTCAATCCGGATTTAAGATCAAAAGTGGATGATTCACATCTTTGTATTTACAGTTATTCTCTGGAGTGGTGGGAAGTGGTTAGAGCAGAGGCTAGAGAAATTGCTCGATACACGCATAAGATTGGTGTCAGCACTGAAATAGCTCTGGAGTGTATCTTGTATCTGTTGTTATTAGATGATCAGAGACGTCGCCGCGGCGGAGACATGGACTACAATTGGTCTATCCATGCTTCCAACTATTGGGTTTGTGATGGGATCATACAAAGAAACCATGAGAACGAGGCATGGGATGTCGGCACTGCTATGCAGCTTGAGCTGCGATTGGAGGACGACGTACGTCCAGAGATACCAGTTGAGTACATAACGGAGAATATGAAAGAGTACTATAAACTATGGACTTTTGTCACGACCACTTCTACGGAACAAAGGACTGTACCTCCAGAGTCAACGTCCTGTTTCATCAGTGGATGTGGATCGTCTCAACTATCATTGCCTAATCGAATGTTTCATCAATCAGGTAACCTTCGTGTACTGAAGCTGTGCCGTTGTACATTCAATTTTTCATCACCTCCTTTCAGTTGTTGTTGCACCTTAAGATTCCTAGGATTAGATAGGTGCAAGGATCAAAAGGAAGAAACAGAGGAGAAGCAAGGTAGAGCTGCCGCAGTGGAGTTCTTTCAGAGCCTGCTGGTGCTAGACATATGCGACACGGAGTGGggattagaaaataaaatagtgCAAATGGGTACAAACATCAGGGAGATAAATATAAAGAGGGGAAGGGTGTGGCACAACAATCTTGCATGGAGACAACTGCAAAACCTTCGCAAGCTTCGAGTAGTTGAGCCTACCTGCTCTTGGGAGACAGGCCAAGGAGATGAATTCACAGGCATGGTGAAGTTGGAACTCCTTGACCTGTCTGGAAACAGCACCATAAAAGTTTTGCCGAGCTTGTCTGGGGCAACTAGCCTCAAGACTCTGGTCCTAGATGGCTGTGTTGGGTTGGAGCGTGTTGGCCCTGAAGGACTCCCTCCATCACTCGAGACATTCAGCTTAGATGTAGGATCAAACCAAAAGGATGCTGCCAGCAAACTTTCCAAGATATCTTTGGTGGGTTGTGTGCATTTGCAGAATTTCTTGTTGCGTGGACCATTGCTGGCCCTTGAGGAACTGAACCTATCAGGCACATCAATCCGAAGAGTTGACCTCAGGGATGAGGTAGTGCAGGTGACAGGACTCGAAAAGGTCTTTCTGACGGGCTGCAAGCAGTTGCGTGCAATACTGTGGTGGAAAGAAGCCATGTTGCAGGTGCTTCGCATTGACACCCATGGAAAAAACGAGGACACAGGACCACCACCACCTTATTCTGATTCTTCATCCATTAGAATCCAACACAAAAACTATGATGGCTATATCATTGCAAGCGATGTGAGGATCATTCAGTCCTTGATGATCGGGTCAGACAATTTCATTGCTGACAGCTTCTATCTAGATCTGCATGTGCCACCCTCCAGCAGCAGATCTAAAGGGCAAAGCAGCAGCGACGAGGTTATGGCCAAACCTCGCTGCTATACCTATAGTGATATCCTTCTTGAGGGGGGCGCTGCTCCTGCTTATAACCATGAGATCCCATGGCCTCCACCCTCGGATTGCCatgttgaggttggtgaaggAATCAGCCTCAGCGATGTGGAGAGCAACAAGGGAATCCGAGCTATTGATGACATGATGGAGTGGTGCATTAACTCCTTGCATATGCATGATAATTCATGCATCCTTTCTATCACCCCCAAGAGTGCACGTGAAGGTGGCTACCAAAGTTCCAAACTCAAATGGTGCCGTGTCGAGAGGTGCCCAAAGCTACAGGCAGTGTTTTCCTCATATCAAATGGAGTTTCCTGAACTGGAGAGAATCTGGGCATCTGATCTCCTCGCAGCTGACTGCATTTGGAGCAAAGGAACCATTTACCGCTACGGAGACAATTTTAAAAGACTACAGAGTATACACGTGCACAACTGCCCTAGGCTCAAGTTTGTCCTCCCGTTCAGAGGTTTCACCTTGCCCAGCTTGGAGACTCTCCACATTTCCCACTGCGGTGATCTCAGGCATGTCTTCCCATGGGATGACAACATGTATGGAAAAGCGGGTGAAGTGAAGGAATTCGCAGAGCTGAGGCACATCCACCTGCACGACCTCCCCAGTCTGCAAGAGATATGCGAGGCCAAGATGTCCGCACCTGTGCTCGAGAGCGTCAAGGTCAGGGGCTGTTGGGCCCTCAGGCGCCTCCCAGCGGTCGGCAGCCACCGACCAGTTGTGAACTGCGAGAAGGACTGCTGGGAGAAGCTGGAGTGGGACGGGATGCACGCCGGTCACGACCCATCCCTCTACGAGCCACACCATTCGTCGTCCTACTACAAGAAGCGCCTCATCAGAGGCACGGTCCTCCGGTAA